In Oryza glaberrima chromosome 8, OglaRS2, whole genome shotgun sequence, the following are encoded in one genomic region:
- the LOC127781283 gene encoding uncharacterized protein LOC127781283 isoform X1 — MTACGAGLLLHCRSLCWLTPPSPLTAPDSVSTAAGLGSSGSAAGGAPGPRATTSRGGVPRAARRRRAAASTACSVGLLRRRSPRRLPPPSPLAVPDFVSAAVGRGSGRSAGVGASRALFGLVLRRLVYRSKQRGFLEVDLVLGTWVEQHIHSMDEANICALLQVLDLENPDLWKWLTGQEQPPEAVNSNPVFIAVKSKVTDNLSKHSSWSWTSCSGPGSSSTSTPWTRPTYAPFPKSSTLIRIARCSGCFVNHGEVSGEVDQVCAPREEISQVQLYQGQGFGEGCK, encoded by the exons atgacagcgtgcggcgccggcctcctcctccattgccGCTCACTGTGCTGGCTTACTCCCCCCTCGCCGCTCACCGCGCCGGActccgtctccaccgccgctgGGCTTGGGAGCAGCGGatctgccgccggcggcgctcccGGGCCTAGGGCGACCACATcgcgcggcggcgtcccccgggcggctcggcgacggcgtgcaGCAGCGTCGACGGCTTGCAGCGTCGGCCTTCTCCGTCGCCGCTCACCGCGCCGGCTTCCTCCCCCCTCACCGCTTGCCGTGCCGGACTTTGTCTCCGCCGCTGTCGGGCGCGGGAGCGGTCGatccgccggcgtcggcgcctcTCGGGCCCTCTTCGGGTTGGTGCTGCGCAGGCTGGTGTACAGGAGCAAGCAGCGGGGGTTCTTGGAGGTGGACCTCGTGCTCGGGACCTGGGTCGAGCAACACATCCACTCCATGGACGAGGCCAACATCTGCGCCCTGCTCCAAGTCCTCGACCTC GAAAACCCAGATTTGTGGAAGTGGCTTACTGGTCAGGAACAGCCACCCGAGGCAGTGAACTCTAATCCT GTATTTATCGCTGTTAAATCGAAGGTCACGGACAACCTGAGCAAGCACTCTTCTTGGAGCTGGACCTCGTGCTCGGGACCTGGGTCGAGCAGCACATCCACTCCATGGACGAGGCCAACATATGCGCCCTTCCCCAAGTCCTCGACCTT GATCCGAATTGCACGGTGTTCGGGCTGTTTCGTCAACCATGGGGAAGTCTCCGGCGAAGTGGATCAAGTCTGTGCTCCTCGGGAAGAAATCAGCCAAGTCCAGCTCTACCAAGGCCAAGGATTTGGCG AAGGCTGCAAATAA
- the LOC127781283 gene encoding uncharacterized protein LOC127781283 isoform X2, with protein MTACGAGLLLHCRSLCWLTPPSPLTAPDSVSTAAGLGSSGSAAGGAPGPRATTSRGGVPRAARRRRAAASTACSVGLLRRRSPRRLPPPSPLAVPDFVSAAVGRGSGRSAGVGASRALFGLVLRRLVYRSKQRGFLEVDLVLGTWVEQHIHSMDEANICALLQVLDLENPDLWKWLTGQEQPPEAVNSNPVFIAVKSKVTDNLSKHSSWSWTSCSGPGSSSTSTPWTRPTYAPFPKSSTLIRIARCSGCFVNHGEVSGEVDQVCAPREEISQVQLYQGQGFGVG; from the exons atgacagcgtgcggcgccggcctcctcctccattgccGCTCACTGTGCTGGCTTACTCCCCCCTCGCCGCTCACCGCGCCGGActccgtctccaccgccgctgGGCTTGGGAGCAGCGGatctgccgccggcggcgctcccGGGCCTAGGGCGACCACATcgcgcggcggcgtcccccgggcggctcggcgacggcgtgcaGCAGCGTCGACGGCTTGCAGCGTCGGCCTTCTCCGTCGCCGCTCACCGCGCCGGCTTCCTCCCCCCTCACCGCTTGCCGTGCCGGACTTTGTCTCCGCCGCTGTCGGGCGCGGGAGCGGTCGatccgccggcgtcggcgcctcTCGGGCCCTCTTCGGGTTGGTGCTGCGCAGGCTGGTGTACAGGAGCAAGCAGCGGGGGTTCTTGGAGGTGGACCTCGTGCTCGGGACCTGGGTCGAGCAACACATCCACTCCATGGACGAGGCCAACATCTGCGCCCTGCTCCAAGTCCTCGACCTC GAAAACCCAGATTTGTGGAAGTGGCTTACTGGTCAGGAACAGCCACCCGAGGCAGTGAACTCTAATCCT GTATTTATCGCTGTTAAATCGAAGGTCACGGACAACCTGAGCAAGCACTCTTCTTGGAGCTGGACCTCGTGCTCGGGACCTGGGTCGAGCAGCACATCCACTCCATGGACGAGGCCAACATATGCGCCCTTCCCCAAGTCCTCGACCTT GATCCGAATTGCACGGTGTTCGGGCTGTTTCGTCAACCATGGGGAAGTCTCCGGCGAAGTGGATCAAGTCTGTGCTCCTCGGGAAGAAATCAGCCAAGTCCAGCTCTACCAAGGCCAAGGATTTGGCG TTGGTTGA